A part of Parafrankia discariae genomic DNA contains:
- a CDS encoding HlyD family efflux transporter periplasmic adaptor subunit: MADATPGAGTAQAVDTTPRAGDGSRPARRRPRRPRKAAVGAVAAVVLVGTGVGTGVAVTADDGPSYRLAAATTSSVTQTLTSVGTLSTVNTATLSFPVGGTVTGVPVQIGDQVSAGQVLANLDPTVLRGALDTANQNLANARLALADDASGQTSTGGGQGTTAALASTTSRAGGSSGLTVSLLANAPSVPAVSGSAGVAVIPVTSTSAAGSAKPGALGTAVTTAQQDVVAAQSALDGVLTDLGADLGSLTAQGGGCAVTAGSPPEPISYLATPTPTDSSGRAGTISGTVGAQDTVTLSRNGVVIATRTGPYTFSGLDTGTQYTVTIRPAGLVGTIDVTRCQNAISGLVTRFSTGSGASGESNLATLVSRLASAKVNLDTAVAALRGAGTPATGAPVAPSTGPRPGGTPSAGAGAGAGAGASPSPSPSPSAGGTTAPSPRPTATGTPQAAHGTSREGSSDGSGSPSTPAATPTGPGSGGSGDAAGNGSSAGTDRGGSSGSSGLGVSGGSGGGVAGGSSGGVSGGSGGGATTRVAQPATAEQLAADQAAIDAAVAQVAVAQQNLNGATLTSPVSGTVAAISLVAGTTVGAFSTSGTITVLGAGDRQITTTVPLSAVDTVKVSNPATVLVDGVKEPLTGTVSSIGALNSTTGSTTTYPVRIVLKSTSTRLFDGTGATVSITVKEVKDVLTVPTSAVHRVGQLATVTVLRDGRATAVRVETGAVGSERIEVTSGLESGDQVVLADINADLPSSGSSGSADNGGLFGGGTGGGSFGAGGTGGGPGGRFAGAGGGGGPG, translated from the coding sequence ATGGCTGACGCGACGCCGGGGGCCGGTACGGCACAGGCGGTTGACACGACCCCGCGGGCCGGCGACGGTTCGCGGCCGGCACGGCGCCGGCCGCGAAGGCCACGCAAGGCCGCCGTCGGCGCGGTCGCGGCCGTGGTGCTCGTCGGGACGGGTGTCGGCACGGGCGTCGCGGTCACCGCCGACGACGGTCCGTCCTACCGGCTCGCCGCTGCGACCACCTCGTCGGTCACCCAGACACTGACCTCGGTCGGGACGCTGAGCACCGTCAACACGGCGACGCTGTCCTTCCCGGTCGGCGGAACGGTGACCGGAGTGCCGGTGCAGATCGGGGACCAGGTCAGCGCCGGGCAGGTCCTGGCGAACCTGGACCCGACCGTGCTGCGCGGCGCACTCGACACGGCGAACCAGAACCTGGCGAACGCACGGCTCGCCCTGGCCGACGACGCGTCCGGCCAGACGTCCACCGGCGGCGGGCAGGGGACCACCGCGGCGCTGGCGTCCACGACGTCAAGAGCGGGGGGCTCCTCGGGTCTCACGGTCAGCCTGCTCGCGAACGCCCCGTCAGTGCCCGCCGTGAGCGGGTCCGCGGGTGTCGCCGTCATCCCGGTCACCAGCACCTCCGCCGCCGGATCCGCGAAGCCGGGCGCGCTGGGCACCGCGGTCACCACGGCCCAGCAGGACGTCGTCGCCGCCCAGTCGGCGCTCGACGGCGTCCTGACCGACCTCGGCGCCGATCTGGGTTCGCTGACGGCCCAGGGCGGGGGCTGCGCGGTGACCGCCGGCTCGCCGCCCGAGCCCATCTCCTACCTGGCCACGCCAACCCCCACCGACTCCTCCGGCCGGGCCGGGACGATCAGCGGCACGGTCGGGGCCCAGGACACGGTGACCCTGAGCAGGAACGGAGTGGTGATCGCGACCCGGACCGGCCCGTACACCTTCAGCGGTCTGGACACCGGCACCCAGTACACCGTGACGATCCGGCCGGCCGGGCTGGTCGGCACCATCGACGTCACGCGGTGCCAGAACGCGATCAGTGGTCTCGTCACCCGGTTCAGCACCGGTTCCGGCGCGTCGGGGGAGTCGAACCTGGCGACCCTGGTGTCCCGGCTGGCCTCGGCGAAGGTCAACCTCGACACGGCGGTCGCCGCCCTGCGTGGTGCCGGGACCCCGGCGACAGGTGCCCCGGTCGCTCCGTCGACCGGCCCGCGGCCCGGCGGGACGCCCAGCGCCGGCGCCGGCGCCGGCGCCGGCGCCGGCGCCAGCCCCAGCCCCAGCCCCAGCCCCAGTGCCGGCGGAACGACCGCGCCCTCTCCGCGGCCGACCGCGACCGGCACCCCGCAGGCGGCCCACGGCACGTCGCGCGAAGGCTCGTCGGACGGGTCCGGCAGCCCGTCGACTCCGGCCGCCACGCCGACCGGGCCCGGTTCGGGTGGTTCGGGCGACGCGGCTGGCAACGGCTCGTCCGCGGGCACGGACCGTGGCGGCTCCAGCGGCTCCAGCGGCCTGGGTGTTTCGGGCGGTTCCGGTGGCGGTGTTGCCGGCGGTTCAAGCGGTGGTGTGTCCGGCGGCTCGGGCGGCGGGGCGACGACCCGCGTGGCCCAGCCCGCCACCGCCGAGCAGCTCGCCGCGGACCAGGCCGCCATCGACGCCGCCGTCGCCCAGGTCGCCGTGGCCCAGCAGAACCTGAACGGGGCCACGCTCACGAGCCCGGTCAGCGGGACGGTGGCCGCCATCTCGCTCGTCGCCGGCACCACCGTGGGCGCGTTCTCGACGAGCGGCACCATCACGGTGCTCGGGGCCGGTGACCGGCAGATCACCACCACCGTCCCGCTGTCCGCCGTCGACACCGTCAAGGTGTCGAACCCGGCGACGGTCCTCGTGGACGGCGTCAAGGAGCCACTGACCGGCACCGTCTCGTCGATCGGCGCGCTGAACAGCACCACCGGCTCGACCACGACCTATCCCGTCAGGATCGTCCTGAAGTCGACGAGCACCCGGCTCTTCGACGGCACCGGAGCCACTGTGTCGATCACGGTGAAGGAGGTCAAGGACGTGCTGACCGTGCCGACGTCCGCCGTGCACCGGGTCGGCCAGCTGGCCACGGTGACCGTGCTCCGGGACGGGAGGGCGACGGCCGTCCGGGTGGAGACCGGCGCCGTGGGCTCCGAGCGCATCGAGGTGACCTCGGGACTCGAATCCGGCGACCAGGTCGTCCTCGCGGACATCAACGCCGACCTGCCCTCGAGCGGTTCGAGCGGTTCCGCCGACAACGGCGGGCTTTTCGGCGGTGGCACCGGCGGCGGCTCGTTCGGCGCGGGGGGCACCGGCGGTGGCCCCGGTGGCCGCTTCGCCGGCGCCGGTGGGGGTGGCGGTCCCGGCTGA
- a CDS encoding DUF5666 domain-containing protein: protein MTGQVPLSVPPIGGRPARRSAAVAAASAAVLIAVLGGCGGSSGTSAAPAGQGGATPGQGGGAGAGGAAASGLIAEVDSGTIQVQSQQSGQVAVKYGDTTTFTETTSAALSDVREGVCVTAADVPAGGAQPSGAPAGGQASGAPASARPTAMPTSFTATTVVISQPADGSCAGPNAGARPTGQPQQSGQPQPRPSGAPDGQNGSGGQNGQGGQNGQGRQGAFGGGGFGGRASGKVTSVSGSTITVAGTSFGTDQAVTYTVLVGADTRYTQSAAATSAALAAGKCAVANGTTDETGTVTATRIALSAATNGACATGFGGRGSGSGGSGSGGTGTANG, encoded by the coding sequence ATGACTGGCCAGGTTCCGCTTTCCGTGCCGCCGATCGGCGGCCGTCCGGCGCGGCGTTCCGCGGCCGTCGCGGCCGCCTCCGCCGCCGTGCTGATAGCCGTGCTGGGCGGCTGCGGTGGTTCCTCCGGGACGTCGGCCGCGCCGGCGGGCCAGGGCGGTGCCACCCCCGGCCAGGGCGGCGGGGCGGGAGCGGGCGGGGCCGCGGCGTCCGGGCTCATCGCGGAGGTCGACTCCGGCACCATCCAGGTGCAGAGCCAACAGTCCGGCCAGGTCGCGGTGAAGTACGGCGACACCACGACGTTCACCGAGACCACCTCCGCGGCGCTGAGCGACGTCAGGGAAGGCGTGTGCGTCACCGCGGCGGACGTGCCGGCGGGCGGCGCCCAGCCGTCGGGCGCGCCGGCCGGCGGCCAGGCCTCCGGCGCGCCGGCCTCGGCACGGCCCACCGCCATGCCCACCTCCTTCACCGCGACGACGGTGGTGATCAGTCAACCGGCCGACGGTTCCTGCGCCGGACCGAACGCCGGGGCCCGGCCCACCGGTCAGCCCCAGCAGAGCGGCCAGCCGCAGCCCCGCCCCAGCGGCGCCCCGGACGGCCAGAACGGTTCCGGCGGTCAGAACGGCCAGGGCGGTCAGAACGGCCAGGGCAGGCAGGGCGCTTTCGGCGGCGGCGGGTTCGGTGGTCGCGCGAGCGGCAAGGTGACCTCGGTGTCCGGCTCCACGATCACCGTCGCGGGGACCAGCTTCGGCACTGACCAGGCTGTCACCTACACGGTGCTCGTCGGCGCGGACACCAGGTACACCCAGTCGGCCGCGGCGACGTCCGCCGCGCTGGCCGCCGGGAAGTGCGCGGTCGCGAACGGCACCACCGACGAGACCGGCACCGTCACGGCCACCCGGATCGCGCTGAGCGCGGCGACGAACGGCGCCTGCGCCACCGGCTTCGGCGGCCGGGGCTCCGGCTCGGGCGGCAGCGGATCCGGCGGAACAGGCACCGCGAATGGCTGA